One window of the Podospora pseudocomata strain CBS 415.72m chromosome 7, whole genome shotgun sequence genome contains the following:
- a CDS encoding hypothetical protein (EggNog:ENOG5039Z82) translates to MSLSTLRTGLAALVLAHGIRAAPTPSELDLNTIPPPAVNLTAVTDLASYSDFTVYDNCDCNKNNGNEYRNKLNCDTKVADYRKSVYVDGLAAAFGGFEDKHGKFECGGQYFGILFKGCYDLEKKYNGRIRCLRPVPPGWIEKHGGKGYGGGGYGGYGGNNYGGGRGYGAGYSPSGYDSEGYCDQNSHNYDNCDGRQRGYGGQGGYGGGYGGYGGGHGNNYGPGGNYGGRGNNYGGLGNYGGHGDNYGNGNNYGGHGSGYGGHGSGYGGPGGNYGGSGHGGYGGAHNSHGNYDGYGNGFGNNYGGHGSVYGGNDGYGNKYDGHNSGYGHDGHRFGQGGYGGVSHGSGYGGPDGNNYGGHGSGYGAHESGYGGPGYGNEGHKYGHDGNKYGHDGNKYGHDGQNYGGHQSGYGGPGYGNEGHKSAHNGYGGPGYGNEGHKSGHNGYGGPGYSGHGGYNGYNGYNGYNGYNGKGNYIAEVKPEDLVAVVEIQPSAVVEATVESTTTASA, encoded by the exons ATGTCTTTGAGTACCCTCCGCACCGGCCTCGCGGCCTTGGTGCTTGCCCACGGCATCAGAGCGGCCCCGACTCCCTCCGAGCTCGATCTCAACACtatccctcctcctgcggTAAACCTGACTGCCGTCACGGATCTGGCCAGCTACAGCGACTTCACCGTCTATGACAATTGCGACTGCAACAAGAACAACGGTAACGAATACCGCAATAAGCTCAACTGCGAT ACCAAAGTAGCCGACTACCGCAAGTCCGTCTACGTTGACGGTCTGGCTGCCGCCTTCGGTGGCTTTGAGGACAAGCACGGCAAGTTCGAGTGCGGTGGCCAGTACTTTGGCATCCTGTTCAAGGGCTGCTACGACCTTGAGAAGAAGTACAACGGCCGCATCCGCTGCCTCCGCCCCGTTCCCCCCGGATGGATCGAGAAGCACGGTGGCAAGGGGTACGGTGGTGGCGGCTATGGCGGCTATGGCGGCAACAActatggtggtggtcggggcTACGGCGCTGGCTACTCACCTTCCGGCTATGATTCGGAGGGTTACTGCGACCAGAATAGCCACAACTATGACAACTGCGATGGCCGCCAGAGGGGCTATGGTGGTCAGGGCGGGTACGGTGGCGGTTACGGCGGCTATGGCGGTGGCCACGGCAATAACTATGGACCTGGTGGTAACTATGGTGGCCGCGGTAACAACTATGGTGGGCTCGGCAACTACGGCGGACACGGTGACAACTACGGGAACGGCAACAACTATGGTGGTCACGGTTCCGGTTACGGCGGTCACGGCTCCGGTTATGGCGGTCCCGGTGGCAACTATGGCGGCAGTGGTCACGGCGGCTATGGTGGCGCCCACAACAGCCATGGCAACTACGACGGCTACGGCAATGGTTTCGGCAACAACTACGGTGGCCATGGCTCTGTCTATGGCGGCAATGATGGCTATGGCAACAAGTACGACGGTCACAACTCTGGCTATGGTCACGACGGTCACAGGTTCGGCCAGGGCGGCTACGGTGGTGTCTCTCACGGTTCTGGCTATGGTGGCCCTGACGGCAACAACTACGGTGGGCACGGCTCTGGATATGGCGCTCATGAGTCTGGCTACGGTGGCCCTGGCTATGGTAACGAAGGGCACAAGTATGGTCATGATGGAAACAAGTACGGTCATGATGGGAACAAGTATGGACACGATGGGCAAAACTATGGTGGCCACCAGTCTGGGTATGGCGGCCCTGGTTATGGCAACGAAGGGCACAAGTCTGCCCACAACGGCTATGGCGGTCCTGGCTACGGTAATGAAGGGCACAAGTCTGGTCACAATGGCTATGGCGGCCCTGGCTATAGTGGCCACGGTGGCTACAATGGCTACAATGGCTACAATGGCTACAATGGCTACAACGGCAAGGGCAACTACATCGCCGAGGTCAAGCCCGAGGACCTCGTCGCCGTGGTCGAGATCCAGCCCTCAGCTGTTGTCGAGGCCACCGTcgagtccaccaccaccgcgtcGGCATAG
- the MOH1 gene encoding protein yippee-like moh1 (EggNog:ENOG503P31J; COG:S), whose product MGLTYNTYLNSDVIYGCKNCKAHLANAHDIISRNFRGQHGKAYLFNTVVNVETGDPSERNMTTGRHVVRDIQCRQCKDVVGWKYDRAYESSEKYKEGKFILEAELLCKVT is encoded by the exons ATGGGCCTAACATACAACACCTACCTCAACTCGGACGTCATCTACGGCTGCAAGAACTGTAAGGCACACTTGGCTAACGCCCATGACATCATTTCGCGG AACTTCCGCGGCCAACATGGCAAAGCCTACCTCTTCAACACGGTCGTCAACGTCGAGACGGGCGACCCCTCGGAACGCAACATGACGACGGGGAGGCATGTCGTGAGGGATATACAGTGCCGGCAGTGCAAGGATGTGGTGGGGTGGAAGTATGACAGGGCGTATGAGAGCTCGGAGAAGTACAAGGAGGGAAAGTTCATTCTGGAGGCGGAGCTGCTTTGTAAGGTTACGTGA